The following are from one region of the Streptomyces changanensis genome:
- a CDS encoding SseB family protein, with product MYGYEQNQGAQQQYAPPQQGYAQQPPLYPEPSPPSLADAVRAFTTGSLSAEDFQQIFATSKVYCPRGDNPGFLALHNTQQPVIPMFTSLKQLRRYAGKESKYFVITGAEVLDLLPTGYGFVLDMEGDHRIVFDAKAVEEMVDFAMRRMYG from the coding sequence ATGTACGGCTACGAGCAGAACCAGGGTGCCCAGCAGCAGTACGCGCCGCCCCAGCAGGGGTACGCGCAGCAGCCGCCGCTGTACCCGGAGCCGTCGCCGCCCTCGCTCGCCGACGCCGTGCGGGCGTTCACCACCGGTTCGCTCTCCGCCGAGGACTTCCAGCAGATCTTCGCCACGTCGAAGGTGTACTGCCCGCGCGGCGACAACCCGGGCTTTCTGGCCCTGCACAACACGCAGCAGCCGGTCATCCCGATGTTCACGTCGCTGAAGCAGCTGCGCCGGTACGCCGGCAAGGAGTCCAAGTACTTCGTGATCACCGGCGCCGAGGTGCTGGACCTGCTGCCGACCGGGTACGGCTTCGTCCTGGACATGGAGGGCGACCACCGGATCGTCTTCGACGCGAAGGCGGTCGAGGAGATGGTCGACTTCGCCATGCGCCGCATGTACGGCTAG
- a CDS encoding SMI1/KNR4 family protein, whose amino-acid sequence MSTHMWAGVRERVTALAGSPGVEAVFGFPRGGAPLEEPLTAGELAELERYVGVRLPEEYRGFLLHVGAGGAGPAYGVYPVRRGPDGAWAWHGDGADMTLPTRLAEPFPVDRVDPAVLDALLDEQPDEEEYDDEDEFDAANDAWEDRMGDVLWTDEITVGAVCLSTTGCAQRQWLVVSGPERGAMWDDPRCDDADLEPMGVTFGEWYLEWLAEAERKAGVAAEPVSP is encoded by the coding sequence ATGAGTACGCACATGTGGGCGGGCGTTCGCGAGCGGGTCACGGCACTGGCGGGATCGCCCGGCGTGGAGGCGGTGTTCGGCTTCCCCCGGGGCGGTGCGCCCCTGGAGGAGCCGTTGACGGCGGGGGAGTTGGCGGAGCTGGAGCGGTACGTGGGCGTGCGGCTCCCGGAGGAGTACCGCGGTTTCCTGCTGCACGTCGGCGCGGGCGGCGCCGGCCCCGCGTACGGCGTGTACCCGGTGCGCCGGGGCCCGGACGGCGCGTGGGCCTGGCACGGCGACGGCGCGGACATGACGCTGCCCACGCGGCTCGCCGAGCCGTTCCCGGTGGACCGGGTCGACCCCGCCGTCCTCGACGCGCTGCTGGACGAGCAGCCGGACGAGGAGGAGTACGACGACGAGGACGAGTTCGACGCGGCGAACGACGCGTGGGAGGACCGCATGGGCGACGTCCTGTGGACGGACGAGATCACCGTCGGCGCGGTCTGCCTCTCCACCACGGGCTGCGCCCAGCGGCAGTGGCTCGTCGTCTCCGGCCCCGAACGCGGCGCCATGTGGGACGACCCGCGCTGCGACGACGCCGACCTGGAGCCGATGGGCGTCACCTTCGGCGAGTGGTACCTGGAGTGGCTCGCGGAGGCCGAGCGGAAGGCGGGCGTGGCGGCGGAGCCGGTCAGCCCCTGA
- a CDS encoding DUF397 domain-containing protein yields MASNRVDLSAAAWRKSSYSNGSGGNCVEVAEGFLGAATWRKSTYSNGDGGECVEVAEGFPGAAAWRTSSHSNTSGGECLEVADDVPGVVPVRDSKVPDGDVLVVSARAWVPFVRGLRGGAFRG; encoded by the coding sequence ATGGCAAGCAACCGCGTTGACTTGAGTGCCGCCGCGTGGCGGAAGAGCAGCTACAGCAATGGGTCGGGTGGCAACTGCGTCGAGGTGGCCGAGGGCTTTCTCGGGGCGGCGACGTGGCGCAAGAGCACCTACAGCAACGGTGATGGTGGCGAGTGCGTCGAAGTGGCTGAGGGATTTCCGGGCGCCGCCGCGTGGCGGACGAGCAGCCACAGCAACACCTCGGGTGGCGAATGCCTCGAAGTCGCCGACGACGTCCCCGGGGTCGTCCCCGTGCGTGACTCCAAGGTGCCGGACGGGGACGTCCTCGTGGTCAGCGCCCGCGCGTGGGTGCCGTTCGTGCGGGGGCTGCGGGGCGGGGCGTTCAGGGGCTGA
- a CDS encoding helix-turn-helix domain-containing protein, with the protein MARGQRKDIDGSASVPCFYGKELRFQRERAGRTLEQTVDGSFYGATYLSEIERGQRRMPVDLARHVDRVLETDGYFERCCEDVRRARRSGHAEYFERVLEAEKHALSIEEWCPTVFPGLLQTGAYARAVVRATHPLEADEETEVKVQARLARASLFEDDHGTPTYWVILHESLLRQPVLPPEAMADQLAHIAGLVRRRRIFPQVLPWSAGAHPFMLGTALIMTFADAPPLVYTESLHTGHTIDEPALVTAYRKSYDLLRAAALPPEASLALIESAAEDYRHGKQPR; encoded by the coding sequence ATGGCGCGAGGGCAGCGGAAGGACATCGACGGGTCGGCGAGCGTCCCGTGCTTCTACGGCAAGGAGCTGCGCTTCCAGCGCGAGCGTGCGGGCCGCACGCTGGAGCAGACGGTGGACGGCAGCTTCTACGGCGCGACGTACCTGAGCGAGATCGAACGCGGCCAGCGCCGCATGCCGGTCGACCTGGCCCGCCACGTCGACCGCGTCCTGGAGACGGACGGGTACTTCGAGCGCTGCTGCGAGGACGTACGGCGGGCCCGCCGATCGGGCCACGCCGAGTACTTCGAGCGGGTGCTGGAGGCAGAGAAGCACGCTCTGTCGATCGAGGAGTGGTGTCCGACCGTCTTCCCCGGCTTGCTTCAGACAGGTGCGTACGCCCGGGCCGTCGTCCGCGCCACCCACCCGCTGGAAGCCGACGAGGAAACGGAGGTCAAAGTTCAGGCGCGACTGGCACGAGCGTCCCTCTTCGAGGACGACCACGGGACACCCACCTACTGGGTGATCCTCCACGAGTCGCTGTTGCGCCAGCCGGTGTTGCCGCCTGAGGCCATGGCCGACCAACTGGCCCACATCGCGGGCCTTGTGCGGCGGCGGCGGATCTTTCCACAGGTACTGCCGTGGAGCGCCGGGGCGCACCCGTTCATGCTTGGAACGGCTCTAATCATGACCTTTGCTGACGCCCCGCCGCTCGTCTACACCGAGTCGCTGCACACCGGCCACACCATTGACGAGCCAGCCCTCGTGACGGCGTATCGGAAGTCGTACGATCTGCTCAGGGCCGCCGCGCTTCCGCCAGAGGCGTCCCTCGCCTTGATCGAATCAGCGGCTGAGGACTACCGACATGGCAAGCAACCGCGTTGA
- a CDS encoding acyl-CoA dehydrogenase: MGHYKSNLRDIEFNLFEVLGRDKVYGTGPFGEMDVETAKSVLDELCRLAENEFAESFTDADRNPPVFDPETNTAPIPASFKKSYKAFMDSEYWRLGLPEEIGGTTSPRSLIWAYAELILGSNPAVWMYSSGPAFAGILFEEGNEAQKKVAEIAVEKQWGSTMVLTEPDAGSDVGAGRTKAVQQEDGSWHIEGVKRFITSGEHDMSENILHYVLARPEGAGPGTKGLSLFLVPKYHFDWETGELGERNGVYATNVEHKMGLKASNTCEMTFGDKHPAKGWLIGDKHDGIRQMFRIIEFARMMVGTKAIATLSTGYLNALEYAKERVQGPDLANFMDKTAPKVTITHHPDVRRSLMTQKAYAEGMRALVMYTAAVQDEIQVKEAAGEDAKALIGLNDLLLPIVKGYGSERSYEQLAQSLQTFGGSGYLQEYPIEQYIRDAKIDTLYEGTTAIQGQDFFFRKIVRDQGASLNALSEEIKKFLAVGTGGEELAGAREALAKAAVDLEAIVGTMLTDLTATGEDVKNIYKVGLNTTRLLMASGDVVVGYLLLRGAAVAAEKLETASVKDRAFYQGKIAAAKFFAANVLPGVATERLIAEGVDNSLMELDEAAF, translated from the coding sequence ATGGGGCACTACAAGTCGAATCTCCGCGACATCGAGTTCAACCTCTTCGAGGTGCTCGGGCGCGACAAGGTGTACGGCACCGGTCCGTTCGGGGAGATGGACGTCGAGACCGCCAAGAGCGTCCTCGACGAGCTCTGCCGCCTCGCGGAGAACGAGTTCGCCGAGTCCTTCACCGACGCGGACCGCAACCCGCCGGTCTTCGACCCGGAGACGAACACCGCGCCGATCCCGGCGTCGTTCAAGAAGTCGTACAAGGCGTTCATGGACTCCGAGTACTGGCGCCTGGGCCTGCCGGAGGAGATCGGCGGCACCACCTCGCCGCGCTCCCTGATCTGGGCGTACGCGGAGCTGATCCTCGGCTCGAACCCCGCCGTGTGGATGTACTCCTCCGGCCCCGCCTTCGCCGGCATCCTCTTCGAGGAGGGCAACGAGGCGCAGAAGAAGGTCGCCGAGATCGCCGTCGAGAAGCAGTGGGGCTCCACCATGGTGCTCACCGAGCCGGACGCCGGCTCGGACGTCGGCGCCGGCCGCACCAAGGCCGTGCAGCAGGAGGACGGCTCCTGGCACATCGAGGGCGTGAAGCGCTTCATCACGTCCGGTGAGCACGACATGTCGGAGAACATCCTCCACTACGTCCTCGCCCGCCCCGAGGGTGCCGGTCCGGGCACCAAGGGCCTGTCGCTCTTCCTCGTCCCGAAGTACCACTTCGACTGGGAGACCGGCGAGCTGGGCGAGCGCAACGGCGTCTACGCCACGAACGTCGAGCACAAGATGGGCCTCAAGGCGTCCAACACGTGCGAGATGACCTTCGGCGACAAGCACCCCGCCAAGGGCTGGCTCATCGGCGACAAGCACGACGGCATCCGCCAGATGTTCCGCATCATCGAGTTCGCCCGGATGATGGTCGGCACGAAGGCCATCGCCACCCTGTCGACGGGCTACCTGAACGCGCTGGAGTACGCCAAGGAGCGCGTGCAGGGCCCCGACCTGGCGAACTTCATGGACAAGACCGCGCCGAAGGTCACCATCACGCACCACCCCGACGTACGCCGCTCGCTCATGACCCAGAAGGCGTACGCGGAGGGCATGCGCGCCCTCGTCATGTACACCGCCGCGGTCCAGGACGAGATCCAGGTCAAGGAGGCGGCCGGCGAGGACGCCAAGGCGCTGATCGGCCTGAACGACCTGCTCCTGCCGATCGTCAAGGGCTACGGCTCCGAGCGCTCCTACGAGCAGCTCGCCCAGTCGCTCCAGACCTTCGGCGGCTCCGGGTACCTCCAGGAGTACCCGATCGAGCAGTACATCCGCGACGCCAAGATCGACACCCTCTACGAGGGCACCACGGCGATCCAGGGCCAGGACTTCTTCTTCCGGAAGATCGTCCGCGACCAGGGCGCCTCGCTGAACGCCCTCTCCGAGGAGATCAAGAAGTTCCTCGCGGTCGGCACCGGCGGCGAGGAGCTGGCCGGCGCCCGCGAGGCGCTCGCCAAGGCCGCCGTCGACCTGGAGGCGATCGTCGGCACGATGCTGACCGACCTCACCGCCACGGGCGAGGACGTCAAGAACATCTACAAGGTCGGCCTCAACACCACGCGCCTGCTGATGGCCTCCGGTGACGTCGTCGTCGGCTACCTCCTGCTGCGCGGCGCGGCCGTGGCGGCGGAGAAGCTGGAGACGGCCTCCGTGAAGGACCGGGCCTTCTACCAGGGCAAGATCGCGGCGGCGAAGTTCTTCGCGGCCAACGTCCTGCCGGGCGTCGCCACCGAGCGCCTCATCGCCGAGGGCGTCGACAACTCCCTGATGGAGCTGGACGAGGCGGCCTTCTGA
- a CDS encoding DUF6083 domain-containing protein, with translation MTGGALVETTTTAAATPTAGPACAACGAPGGQWSAALLMPLCPDCTRAGTGSPDRDPVRLGEVLPVTAAALRASGGLPRVPPPRTGSVMTCRYCGGRARWHRTAGDRWVAMEPGARPVAGVPRGRRWYIAGDGTAVHLRGAVPSGTCRVSHFDVCPGRAHAG, from the coding sequence GTGACCGGAGGTGCACTGGTGGAGACGACGACGACCGCGGCCGCCACGCCGACGGCCGGGCCCGCCTGCGCGGCGTGCGGGGCTCCCGGCGGGCAGTGGAGCGCGGCCCTGCTGATGCCGCTCTGCCCGGACTGCACGAGGGCGGGGACCGGTTCGCCGGACCGTGACCCGGTGCGGCTGGGGGAGGTCCTGCCGGTGACGGCCGCGGCGCTGCGGGCGTCGGGGGGCCTGCCGCGGGTGCCGCCGCCGCGTACGGGCTCGGTGATGACGTGCCGGTACTGCGGGGGCCGGGCGCGCTGGCACCGGACGGCGGGTGACCGGTGGGTGGCGATGGAGCCCGGCGCGCGGCCGGTGGCGGGGGTGCCGCGGGGGCGGCGCTGGTACATAGCGGGGGACGGCACGGCGGTGCACCTGCGGGGCGCCGTCCCGTCGGGCACGTGCCGGGTCAGCCACTTCGACGTGTGCCCGGGGCGGGCCCACGCCGGGTGA
- a CDS encoding M18 family aminopeptidase, translating into MSSSPTRFDRGHTDDLMTFLTASPSPYHAVATAAERLEKAGFRQVEETAAWDGTTGGRYVVRGGAIIAWYVPEGAAPHTPFRVVGAHTDSPNLRVKPRPDSGAHGWRQVAVEIYGGPLLNSWLDRDLGIAGRLTLRDGTHRLVNVDRPLLRVPQLAIHLDRGANDGLKLDRQRHMQPIWGLGEDVREGDLVRFLAEGADLGAEDVTGWDLMVHSVEPPAYLGRDRELLAAPRLDNLLSVHAGTAALAAVATAGAAPAHIPVLAAFDHEENGSESDTGAQGPLLGTVLERSVYARGGTYEDRARAFAGTVCLSSDVGHAVHPNYAERHDPTHHPRPNGGPILKVNVNQRYATDGSGRAVFAAACEEADVPWQTFVSNNDLPCGTTIGPITAARHGIRTVDIGVACLSMHSARELCGADDPFLLANSLVAFLK; encoded by the coding sequence ATGAGCAGCTCTCCCACCCGGTTCGACCGCGGCCACACCGACGACCTGATGACGTTCCTCACGGCCTCGCCCTCGCCGTACCACGCCGTGGCGACCGCCGCCGAGCGGCTGGAGAAGGCCGGCTTCCGGCAGGTCGAGGAGACCGCCGCGTGGGACGGCACCACCGGCGGCCGGTACGTCGTCCGCGGCGGCGCGATCATCGCGTGGTACGTGCCGGAGGGCGCCGCCCCCCACACCCCCTTCCGCGTCGTCGGCGCGCACACCGACTCCCCCAACCTCCGCGTCAAGCCCCGCCCCGACAGCGGCGCCCACGGCTGGCGCCAGGTCGCCGTCGAGATCTACGGCGGCCCCCTGCTGAACTCCTGGCTCGACCGCGACCTCGGTATCGCCGGCCGCCTCACCCTCCGCGACGGCACCCACCGGCTCGTGAACGTCGACCGGCCCCTGCTGCGCGTCCCGCAGCTCGCCATCCACCTCGACCGCGGCGCCAACGACGGCCTCAAGCTGGACCGCCAGCGCCACATGCAGCCCATCTGGGGCCTCGGCGAGGACGTCCGCGAAGGCGACCTCGTCCGCTTCCTCGCCGAGGGCGCCGACCTCGGCGCCGAGGACGTCACCGGCTGGGACCTCATGGTCCACTCCGTCGAGCCGCCCGCCTACCTCGGCCGCGACCGCGAACTCCTCGCCGCGCCGCGCCTCGACAACCTGCTCTCCGTCCACGCCGGCACCGCCGCGCTCGCCGCCGTCGCCACCGCCGGCGCCGCGCCCGCGCACATCCCCGTCCTCGCCGCCTTCGACCACGAGGAGAACGGCTCCGAGTCCGACACCGGCGCCCAGGGCCCCCTCCTCGGCACCGTGCTGGAACGATCCGTCTACGCCCGCGGCGGCACCTACGAGGACCGCGCCCGCGCCTTCGCCGGCACGGTCTGCCTCTCCTCCGACGTCGGCCACGCCGTCCACCCCAACTACGCCGAGCGGCACGACCCCACGCACCACCCCCGCCCCAACGGCGGCCCCATCCTCAAGGTGAACGTCAACCAGCGGTACGCCACCGACGGCAGCGGCCGCGCCGTCTTCGCCGCGGCGTGCGAGGAGGCCGACGTGCCCTGGCAGACCTTCGTCTCCAACAACGACCTGCCCTGCGGCACCACCATCGGCCCCATCACCGCCGCCCGGCACGGCATCCGCACCGTCGACATCGGCGTCGCCTGCCTCTCCATGCACAGCGCCCGCGAGCTGTGCGGCGCCGACGACCCGTTCCTCCTCGCCAACTCCCTGGTGGCCTTCCTCAAGTGA
- a CDS encoding thioredoxin-like domain-containing protein gives MNDAAPAPTPAPRRARVRAPELIGKGGWLNTGGTELTLADLRGKIVILDFWTFCCINCLHVLDELRELEEKHRDTVVIVGVHSPKFVHEAEHQAVVDAVERYGVEHPVLDDPELATWKQYAVRAWPTLVVIDPEGYVVAQHAGEGHARAIETLVAELEAEHEAKGTLRRGDGPYVPPEPVATHLRFPGKALLLESGNLLVSDTTRHRLVELAADGETVVRRYGDGERGLADGGAGAARFSEPQGLCLLPDGRVVVADTVNHALRALDPATGEVSTLAGTGAQWMQGSPTSGAAREVALSSPWDVAWWQGRVWIAMAGVHQLWAYDPEAGTVEVAAGTTNEGLVDGPAAEAWFAQPSGLAATEGRLWVADSETSALRWVDVDGVVHTAVGTGLFDFGHRDGDAGQALLQHPLGVTALPDGSVAVCDTYNHALRRFDPASGEVSTLATDLREPSDAVLVGGDVVVVESARHRLTRLRLPEEAVRVDAVAHRTRREATEVAPGSLRLDVVFRAPSGQKLDERYGPSTRLLVSATPPDLLAGGAGTGTDLFRELELDPSVTEGVLHVSAMAASCDDDPANEYPACHVHQQDWGVPVKVVEGGASRLPLILAGLDA, from the coding sequence ATGAACGATGCTGCCCCGGCGCCCACCCCCGCGCCCCGCCGTGCCCGTGTCCGCGCCCCCGAGCTGATCGGCAAGGGCGGCTGGCTCAACACGGGAGGCACCGAGCTGACCCTCGCCGACCTGCGCGGCAAGATCGTGATCCTCGACTTCTGGACGTTCTGCTGCATCAACTGCCTGCACGTCCTCGACGAGCTGCGGGAGCTGGAGGAGAAGCACCGCGACACCGTCGTGATCGTCGGCGTGCACTCGCCGAAGTTCGTGCACGAGGCCGAGCACCAGGCCGTCGTCGACGCCGTCGAGCGGTACGGGGTGGAGCACCCCGTGCTGGACGACCCGGAGCTCGCGACGTGGAAGCAGTACGCCGTGCGGGCCTGGCCGACGCTCGTCGTGATCGACCCCGAGGGGTACGTCGTCGCGCAGCACGCCGGTGAGGGGCACGCGCGGGCCATCGAGACGCTCGTGGCGGAGCTGGAGGCCGAGCACGAGGCGAAGGGCACGCTGCGGCGCGGGGACGGGCCGTACGTGCCGCCGGAGCCGGTCGCCACGCACCTGCGGTTCCCCGGGAAGGCGCTGCTCCTGGAGTCCGGGAACCTCCTGGTCTCCGACACGACCCGGCACCGGCTGGTCGAGCTGGCGGCCGACGGCGAGACGGTGGTGCGGCGGTACGGCGACGGGGAGCGCGGGCTCGCCGACGGCGGTGCGGGAGCGGCGCGGTTCAGCGAGCCGCAGGGGCTGTGCCTGCTGCCCGACGGGCGGGTGGTCGTCGCCGACACGGTGAACCACGCGCTGCGGGCGCTGGACCCGGCGACCGGTGAGGTGTCCACGCTGGCCGGTACGGGCGCGCAGTGGATGCAGGGCTCGCCGACCTCCGGGGCGGCGCGGGAGGTGGCGCTGTCGTCGCCGTGGGACGTGGCCTGGTGGCAGGGGCGCGTGTGGATCGCGATGGCGGGCGTGCACCAGCTGTGGGCGTACGACCCGGAGGCGGGCACGGTGGAGGTCGCCGCGGGCACGACGAACGAGGGCCTGGTGGACGGCCCGGCGGCCGAGGCGTGGTTCGCGCAGCCGTCGGGGCTGGCCGCGACCGAGGGCCGGTTGTGGGTGGCGGACTCGGAGACGAGCGCGCTGCGCTGGGTCGACGTGGACGGCGTGGTGCACACGGCGGTGGGGACGGGTCTGTTCGACTTCGGCCACCGGGACGGGGACGCGGGGCAGGCGCTGCTGCAGCACCCGCTCGGGGTGACGGCGCTGCCGGACGGGTCGGTCGCGGTGTGCGACACGTACAACCACGCGCTGCGCCGCTTCGACCCGGCGAGCGGTGAGGTCAGCACGTTGGCGACGGACCTGCGGGAGCCGAGTGACGCGGTCCTGGTCGGCGGGGACGTCGTCGTCGTGGAGTCGGCGCGGCACCGGCTGACCCGGCTGCGGCTGCCGGAGGAGGCCGTGCGGGTCGACGCGGTCGCGCACCGCACGCGGCGTGAGGCGACGGAGGTCGCGCCGGGGTCGCTCCGCCTGGACGTGGTGTTCCGGGCGCCGTCGGGGCAGAAGCTGGACGAGCGGTACGGCCCGTCGACGCGGCTGCTGGTGTCGGCGACGCCGCCGGATCTGCTGGCGGGTGGCGCGGGGACGGGGACGGACCTGTTCCGGGAGCTGGAGCTCGACCCGTCGGTGACCGAGGGCGTGTTGCACGTGTCGGCGATGGCGGCGTCGTGTGACGACGATCCGGCGAACGAGTACCCGGCGTGCCATGTGCACCAGCAGGACTGGGGCGTGCCGGTGAAGGTGGTCGAGGGGGGTGCGAGCCGTCTCCCGCTGATCCTGGCGGGCCTGGACGCGTAG
- a CDS encoding VOC family protein codes for MACRISELVLDAVDPDRLAAFWSDVLGYVELEREADGSVAIGPPDAGYGGPQPVLVFGPTVDPRPTKLRLHFDVNATDRDQDAELERLLALGARPADVGQTGEESWYVLADPEGNEFCLLRTRLDPV; via the coding sequence ATGGCATGCCGCATCAGCGAACTGGTCCTCGACGCCGTGGACCCCGACCGGCTGGCCGCCTTCTGGAGCGACGTCCTCGGTTACGTCGAGCTGGAGCGGGAGGCGGACGGGAGCGTCGCGATCGGTCCGCCCGACGCCGGCTACGGCGGCCCGCAGCCCGTCCTCGTCTTCGGCCCGACCGTCGACCCCCGACCGACGAAGCTCCGGCTGCACTTCGACGTCAACGCCACCGACCGCGACCAGGACGCCGAGCTGGAGCGTCTGCTCGCCCTCGGCGCGAGGCCCGCGGACGTCGGTCAGACCGGCGAGGAGAGCTGGTACGTCCTGGCCGACCCGGAGGGCAACGAGTTCTGCCTGCTGCGCACCCGGCTCGATCCCGTGTGA
- a CDS encoding carbon-nitrogen family hydrolase — MRASLIQISVNPDETVDARRRRAAALVREEAASDLVVLPELWTVGAFAYESFAAEAETLEGPTRQAMADAAAEARVWLHAGSLVERAPEGLYNTSLVFSPDGELVRTYRKIHRFGFDQGEAVLMSAGDTLAVAPCPELPFGLATCYDLRFPELFRGLVDAGARAFVVPAGWPERRREHWSLLARARAVENQAYVLACGTAGTHAGVEQAGHSVVVDPWGEVLAEAGRGEEVLVVELDPARVMTTRDQFPALKDRVLGLPLPATPPTDRNGR; from the coding sequence GTGCGCGCCTCGCTGATCCAGATCTCGGTCAACCCGGACGAAACGGTCGACGCCCGCAGGCGCCGGGCCGCGGCGCTCGTCCGCGAGGAGGCGGCGTCCGACCTCGTGGTCCTGCCGGAGCTGTGGACGGTCGGCGCGTTCGCGTACGAGTCGTTCGCGGCGGAGGCCGAGACGCTGGAAGGGCCGACCCGCCAGGCGATGGCCGACGCGGCGGCGGAAGCGCGGGTCTGGCTGCACGCCGGCTCCCTCGTGGAACGCGCCCCCGAGGGCCTGTACAACACGTCGCTCGTCTTCTCCCCGGACGGCGAGCTGGTGCGCACCTACCGCAAGATCCACCGGTTCGGCTTCGACCAGGGCGAGGCGGTGCTGATGTCCGCCGGCGACACGCTGGCCGTCGCCCCCTGCCCGGAGCTGCCGTTCGGCCTGGCGACCTGTTACGACCTGCGCTTCCCCGAGCTGTTCCGCGGGCTGGTGGACGCCGGCGCCCGCGCGTTCGTCGTCCCGGCCGGCTGGCCCGAGCGCCGCCGGGAGCACTGGTCCCTGCTGGCCCGCGCGCGGGCGGTGGAGAACCAGGCGTACGTCCTGGCCTGCGGCACGGCGGGCACGCACGCCGGCGTGGAGCAGGCCGGCCACAGCGTGGTGGTCGACCCGTGGGGCGAGGTCCTCGCGGAGGCGGGCCGCGGCGAGGAGGTCCTCGTCGTGGAGCTGGACCCCGCCCGCGTCATGACGACCCGCGACCAGTTCCCGGCACTGAAGGACCGCGTCCTCGGCCTGCCGCTCCCCGCCACGCCCCCCACCGACCGGAACGGAAGGTGA
- a CDS encoding maleylpyruvate isomerase family mycothiol-dependent enzyme: protein MTVHPSLQTYADAWTHSVEAIAELVQPLVEGEWNRATPCPGWSVRDIVSHVIGLECEMLGDPRPIHSLPRDLYHVRSDFARYMEMQVDVRRHHTAPEMTAELEYVLIRRARMLRNESRSPDTLVRAPLGAEQSLEVAYRMRAFDSWVHEQDLRVALDRPGNLDSPGAYVTRDCLLAVLPKVVAKDAGAPPNTAVVFDVSGPVEFLRTVRVDAEGRGTVDGTPSLGPAVTLATDWETYVRLACGRVRPAAVGDRLKVEGDEELAAAILANFAVTP, encoded by the coding sequence GTGACCGTCCATCCCAGCCTCCAGACCTACGCCGACGCCTGGACCCACTCCGTCGAGGCGATAGCCGAGTTGGTGCAGCCGCTCGTCGAGGGCGAGTGGAACCGCGCCACCCCGTGCCCCGGCTGGTCGGTCCGGGACATCGTCTCCCACGTCATCGGCCTGGAGTGCGAGATGCTGGGCGACCCGCGGCCGATTCACTCTCTGCCGCGCGATCTGTACCACGTACGCAGTGACTTCGCCCGCTACATGGAGATGCAGGTCGATGTGCGCCGGCACCACACGGCGCCGGAGATGACGGCGGAACTGGAGTACGTCCTGATCCGCCGGGCGCGGATGCTGCGCAACGAGAGCCGTTCCCCCGACACGCTCGTACGGGCCCCGCTGGGCGCGGAGCAGAGCCTCGAAGTCGCCTACCGCATGCGGGCCTTCGACTCGTGGGTGCACGAGCAGGACCTGCGGGTGGCGCTGGACCGGCCGGGCAACCTCGACTCGCCGGGCGCGTACGTGACGCGGGACTGCCTCCTCGCCGTCCTGCCGAAGGTGGTCGCGAAGGACGCCGGCGCGCCGCCGAACACCGCGGTCGTCTTCGACGTGAGCGGCCCGGTGGAGTTCCTGCGGACGGTGCGGGTGGACGCGGAGGGCCGCGGGACGGTCGACGGCACGCCGTCGCTGGGGCCGGCCGTCACGCTGGCGACGGACTGGGAGACGTACGTGCGCCTCGCCTGCGGGCGGGTACGTCCGGCGGCCGTCGGGGACCGGCTCAAGGTGGAGGGCGACGAGGAGTTGGCCGCCGCGATCCTCGCGAACTTCGCCGTCACGCCCTGA